A region of Heteronotia binoei isolate CCM8104 ecotype False Entrance Well chromosome 2, APGP_CSIRO_Hbin_v1, whole genome shotgun sequence DNA encodes the following proteins:
- the LOC132567778 gene encoding uncharacterized protein K02A2.6-like has protein sequence MDGEIESWVRRCQTCQESRPEPPSAPATRWEPTRKPWSRLHLDFTGPFQGQIFIIIVDAYTKWLEVIPVGSTSSAAAIRALRRVLSTHGIPDTIVSDNGTEFTSADFQAFLQRYLIRHIRSAPFHPATNGQAERMVRTTKEALGRIVQGDWDHRLAAFLFDNRITPNPVTGVSPAELLMGR, from the coding sequence atggacggggaaatagagagttgggtccgcaggtgccagacgtgccaggagtcgcggcccgagcctcccagcgcccccgccactaggtgggagcccaccaggaaaccatggtcgagactccacctcgacttcacggggccattccaggggcagatcttcattataatagtggacgcctacaccaagtggctcgaggtcatccccgtagggtccacctcgtccgcagccgcaatccgagcattacgcagggtcttaagcacacacggtatcccggacaccatagtctcggacaatgggaccgagttcacgtccgcagacttccaggcgttcctccagcgataccttattaggcacataaggtcggcccccttccaccctgccaccaacggtcaggccgagcggatggtccgcaccaccaaagaagccctgggccgtattgtacagggagactgggaccaccgattagcggcattcctattcgacaataggatcacccccaacccggtcacaggggttagcccggccgagctcctcatgggacga